The following proteins are co-located in the Mycolicibacterium goodii genome:
- a CDS encoding GatB/YqeY domain-containing protein, giving the protein MAELKDRLRADLTAAMKSRDKLRTATLRMLLAAIQKEEVSGAQSRELSDADVIAVLARESRRRGEAAEIYTQNGRGDLAATEHAEARVIDDYLPTPLTEAELADVADTAIAQVAEAIGERPGMRQMGQVMKAATAIAAGKADGARLSEAVRERL; this is encoded by the coding sequence ATGGCCGAACTCAAGGACAGGCTGCGCGCCGATCTGACCGCGGCGATGAAATCCCGGGACAAATTGCGCACGGCCACACTGCGGATGTTGCTCGCGGCCATCCAGAAAGAAGAGGTTTCCGGCGCGCAGTCCCGCGAACTGTCCGACGCCGACGTGATCGCGGTGTTGGCGCGAGAATCCCGCAGACGCGGCGAAGCCGCCGAGATCTACACCCAGAACGGCCGCGGTGACCTCGCGGCCACCGAGCATGCCGAGGCGCGCGTCATCGACGACTACCTGCCCACCCCGCTCACCGAGGCCGAACTCGCCGACGTCGCCGACACGGCCATCGCGCAGGTGGCCGAAGCGATCGGGGAGCGGCCCGGCATGCGGCAGATGGGGCAGGTGATGAAGGCCGCGACCGCGATCGCCGCGGGCAAGGCCGACGGGGCGCGGTTGTCGGAGGCGGTGCGGGAGCGGCTCTGA